A window of Microbispora hainanensis genomic DNA:
CAGGTCCGGGCCCGTGCCCAGATAGCTCAGGTCGAGATCGACCGGGCGGCTGACGCCGCTCAGCGTCAGCACGCCGTGCACCGTCCACCGGTCCGGGCCCGCCGGCGACAGCCCGGTGCTCCGGTAGGTGATCACCGGGTGCACCGGGACGTCGAGGAAGTCCGCGGAACGCAGGTGATCATCGCGCATCCGGCTGCCCGTGTCGATGGAGCCGGCGACGATCTCGGCGACCACCGACGACTCCTCCGGCGTGGCGCCCATCTCGATCCGGCCGGAGAACTCGGTGAACCGCCCCTGCACGCTGCTCAGCCCGAGGTGCCGCGCCGTGGCCGAGATCTTCGAGTGCTCGGGGTCGATCGTCCACACACCGGGCGGCGGGAGCGCGGTGCCGCCCTGCCGGGCCAGCACCAGCGTGCCGGCCTCGGCGGCGCCCGAGGCGGTCGCGATCGCGGTGGACGCGGCGGGCGCATACCCGATCGCGGTCGCGACCACCGTGTAGACCCCCGGCGGCAGCGGGGCGGTGACGACGTGCCCGTCGGCGTCCGCCTCCGCCCGCGCCACCTGCCGACCGGTCGTGTCCGTCACCGTGACGACCGCGTGCTGCAC
This region includes:
- a CDS encoding YceI family protein, which translates into the protein MSVSETAPRGLHALVRSKDGWAVQHAVVTVTDTTGRQVARAEADADGHVVTAPLPPGVYTVVATAIGYAPAASTAIATASGAAEAGTLVLARQGGTALPPPGVWTIDPEHSKISATARHLGLSSVQGRFTEFSGRIEMGATPEESSVVAEIVAGSIDTGSRMRDDHLRSADFLDVPVHPVITYRSTGLSPAGPDRWTVHGVLTLSGVSRPVDLDLSYLGTGPDLWGGLRAAFHAVTELRREEFAMTYNQVVQAGISLIGATLKVELEIQAVRG